The Hahella sp. HNIBRBA332 genome window below encodes:
- a CDS encoding 4'-phosphopantetheinyl transferase superfamily protein: MSTADHPECAIYLADIRQIDPDLDACYCAMLGPGEDQRLSSFRFPEGRLSFLLGRALARTQLAGRLGCEPAEVTIAISDKGKPFLRDKGATWCFSIAHAGAWVALAIAKTPVGIDLERAERRNVKALARRFYTEQEYQWVCGQPEESQAQCFFRIWTLKEAEVKRRGSTMSELLSGAPFRLHDDLAMAEFAEGEECGYGLFQWREEQLLGVALSEPRPMRFFEGLPGQGSAQVSPSLLAGSENWRHQ; this comes from the coding sequence GTGTCTACCGCCGACCATCCCGAATGCGCCATATACCTTGCTGATATTCGCCAGATCGACCCGGATCTTGATGCCTGTTACTGCGCCATGCTGGGACCCGGAGAAGACCAACGCCTTTCCTCGTTTCGCTTTCCCGAGGGACGTTTAAGCTTCTTGCTGGGGCGGGCATTGGCTCGGACGCAACTGGCGGGAAGACTGGGTTGCGAGCCTGCGGAAGTGACCATTGCTATCAGTGACAAGGGTAAGCCTTTTCTGCGAGATAAGGGGGCGACCTGGTGTTTCAGCATCGCTCATGCCGGAGCATGGGTGGCGCTGGCGATCGCCAAGACGCCGGTGGGGATTGATCTTGAGCGAGCGGAGCGGCGCAACGTCAAAGCTTTGGCGCGGCGTTTTTATACGGAGCAGGAATACCAGTGGGTGTGTGGACAACCCGAAGAAAGTCAGGCGCAATGCTTCTTCCGCATCTGGACGTTGAAGGAGGCGGAGGTGAAACGACGCGGCTCGACCATGTCAGAGCTGCTATCCGGGGCTCCGTTCCGTCTGCATGATGACTTGGCGATGGCGGAGTTTGCCGAGGGTGAGGAGTGCGGGTATGGGCTGTTTCAGTGGCGTGAGGAGCAATTGCTGGGGGTGGCCCTGAGCGAGCCGCGCCCGATGCGCTTTTTTGAAGGCTTGCCGGGACAGGGCTCCGCCCAGGTTTCGCCAAGTCTTCTGGCTGGTTCGGAAAACTGGCGACATCAATAA
- the ngg gene encoding N-acetylglutaminylglutamine synthetase: MAITPRHHHERMLRKQMPSYESMQAEHIRADADADAPRNVSVHCGWGRLLLANTFESPKELAKSLAEESTGDRDIALYVADPHVVLSHAPQSLFLDPSDTMRLWMSQYRPRTRALPGVTVRRASSTADVEALNAIFTQRKMVCAPVNHVLAHRHSKDVVYLVAEALGSGKIIGTVMGVNHIKAFGDPSKGSSLWCLAVSPDSKTPGVGEALVRYLAEYFQTRECQYMDLSVLHDNYEAKALYEKLGFQAIRTFALKKKNAINEKLFVGPEPSAKLNPYAKIIVNEAMRRGIEVVIDDEVNNLFTLSFGGRRIRCHESLTDMTTALSMSLCQNKMLTHRTCARAGLRTPIYQLYQSREQAEEFLADHGAVVVKPLDSEQGKGISVDIRNVDDLHAAISKAESVSSSVLLETYHPGFDLRVVVIDFDTVAAAIRRPAEIYGNGRDSIRTLVEKQSRRRAAATGGESQIPIDAETERCIREAGYDWDSVLPVEAHLFVRRTANLHTGGTLIDVTDDLHPELRAAAEEAARALQIPVVGMDFIVKDHTSPDYVIIEANERPGLENHAPQPTAQRFIDLLFPLTRSVRHAS, encoded by the coding sequence ATGGCTATTACACCCCGCCACCATCATGAAAGGATGTTGCGCAAACAAATGCCGTCATACGAATCCATGCAGGCGGAACATATACGCGCCGACGCGGACGCGGACGCTCCCAGAAATGTGAGCGTTCACTGCGGCTGGGGGCGTCTGCTGCTGGCGAATACGTTCGAAAGCCCGAAAGAGCTGGCGAAGAGTCTGGCGGAAGAATCCACCGGCGATCGCGATATCGCGCTCTACGTAGCGGACCCGCATGTGGTGCTGAGTCATGCGCCGCAGTCGCTGTTTCTGGACCCCTCCGACACCATGCGCTTGTGGATGAGTCAGTATCGTCCGCGTACTCGCGCCCTGCCGGGCGTCACCGTCAGACGCGCCAGCAGCACGGCGGATGTGGAAGCGCTGAATGCGATTTTCACCCAGAGAAAAATGGTCTGCGCGCCGGTGAATCATGTACTCGCGCATCGTCACTCCAAGGATGTCGTCTATCTGGTGGCTGAGGCGTTGGGCAGCGGCAAGATCATCGGCACCGTGATGGGCGTGAACCATATCAAAGCCTTTGGCGATCCCAGCAAGGGCTCCAGCCTGTGGTGTCTGGCGGTGTCCCCGGACAGCAAGACTCCGGGCGTCGGCGAGGCGCTGGTGCGCTACCTGGCGGAATACTTTCAGACGCGGGAATGCCAGTACATGGACCTCAGTGTGCTGCATGACAACTACGAAGCCAAGGCGCTGTACGAAAAGCTCGGATTTCAGGCGATACGCACCTTCGCGCTGAAAAAGAAAAACGCCATCAACGAGAAGTTATTTGTTGGGCCGGAGCCATCCGCGAAGCTGAATCCCTACGCAAAAATCATCGTCAACGAAGCCATGCGTCGCGGCATAGAAGTGGTCATCGACGATGAGGTCAACAACCTGTTCACCCTTAGCTTCGGTGGTCGTCGCATACGTTGCCATGAATCCCTCACCGATATGACGACGGCGCTGTCCATGTCGCTGTGCCAGAACAAAATGCTGACGCATCGCACCTGCGCCCGCGCCGGCCTGCGGACGCCGATATATCAGCTCTATCAATCACGGGAACAGGCGGAAGAGTTCCTCGCCGATCATGGTGCGGTGGTGGTGAAGCCCCTGGATAGCGAGCAAGGCAAAGGCATTTCCGTGGATATCCGCAATGTGGATGACCTGCACGCAGCCATCAGCAAAGCGGAAAGCGTTTCCTCTTCTGTGCTGCTGGAGACTTATCATCCGGGGTTCGATTTGCGGGTGGTGGTGATCGACTTCGATACTGTGGCGGCGGCGATTCGTCGTCCGGCGGAGATCTACGGCAATGGACGCGACTCCATTCGCACACTGGTGGAAAAACAAAGCCGTCGTCGCGCTGCTGCGACGGGTGGGGAAAGCCAGATCCCCATAGATGCGGAAACTGAGCGCTGTATTCGCGAGGCGGGCTATGACTGGGACAGCGTGCTGCCAGTGGAAGCGCACCTGTTTGTGCGGCGCACCGCCAATCTGCATACCGGCGGGACGCTGATTGACGTCACCGACGATCTGCATCCCGAACTGCGAGCGGCGGCGGAAGAAGCCGCCAGAGCGCTGCAAATTCCGGTGGTGGGGATGGACTTCATCGTCAAGGACCACACCTCGCCGGATTACGTCATCATTGAAGCTAATGAACGCCCAGGGCTGGAAAATCACGCGCCCCAGCCGACGGCGCAGCGTTTTATCGATTTGCTGTTCCCGCTGACGCGGAGTGTACGACATGCATCTTAG
- a CDS encoding diguanylate cyclase, with the protein MAENHFDITEFHWVMDMLQTIDVGLVVLDSEYRINVWNSFMENHSGMRPHVVKDRVLFEVFKEIPEEWFKHKTQSVFLLKNRTFTTWEQRPFLFRFKNYRPITGTEEFMYQNITITPLVSPNGEVQNICLIIYDVTDIASNRRQLEAANSKLEKLSRIDRLTQLNNRGYWEEQLVKEYQRVKRTNEASTLIMFDIDHFKKVNDTYGHPAGDEVIRAVSAALRDTMRSTDIAGRYGGEEFGVILVNTDCKNAMNFAERLRTRIENLEVTHEGRDIRFTVSLGLAELDKKIKDHKEWIERADTALYASKQGGRNRATTYEK; encoded by the coding sequence ATGGCTGAGAATCACTTCGACATTACAGAATTCCACTGGGTAATGGATATGCTCCAGACCATCGATGTCGGATTGGTGGTGCTGGACTCGGAATACCGCATCAACGTCTGGAACAGTTTCATGGAAAACCATAGCGGGATGCGGCCGCATGTGGTGAAGGATCGTGTGTTGTTTGAGGTCTTCAAGGAGATCCCTGAGGAGTGGTTCAAGCATAAAACCCAATCCGTGTTCCTGCTCAAAAACCGCACCTTCACGACCTGGGAGCAGCGTCCGTTTCTGTTCCGCTTCAAAAACTACCGTCCGATCACCGGGACGGAAGAGTTCATGTACCAGAACATCACCATTACGCCTTTGGTGTCGCCTAACGGCGAGGTGCAGAATATCTGCCTGATTATTTACGACGTCACCGACATCGCCAGTAACCGGCGCCAGTTGGAAGCCGCCAATTCCAAGCTGGAGAAGCTCAGCCGCATCGACCGGTTGACCCAGCTTAACAATCGCGGCTATTGGGAGGAGCAGTTGGTGAAAGAATATCAGCGGGTGAAGCGCACCAATGAAGCCAGTACGCTGATTATGTTCGATATCGATCACTTCAAGAAGGTCAACGACACCTATGGCCATCCGGCGGGAGATGAAGTGATTCGAGCGGTTTCCGCCGCATTGCGGGACACTATGCGCAGCACCGATATCGCCGGCCGCTACGGCGGTGAGGAATTCGGCGTCATATTGGTGAATACCGACTGCAAAAACGCCATGAACTTCGCTGAGCGCCTGCGCACCCGCATCGAGAATCTGGAAGTCACCCACGAGGGGCGCGATATCCGTTTCACTGTCAGTCTGGGCCTGGCGGAATTGGATAAAAAGATTAAAGATCATAAAGAATGGATCGAACGCGCCGACACCGCCTTGTACGCCTCCAAACAGGGGGGACGTAACCGCGCTACGACCTATGAAAAATAA
- a CDS encoding IS256 family transposase → MNQKELEAFAREAAKSLKTEKDLNEFRQMLTKATVEAALNAELDVHLGYEKHQSSNSDNSRNGYSSKTLRTEDGQFEVNTPRDRQGSFEPLLVKKQQTRFTTMDDKILSLYAKGMSTREIVATFKEMYGADVSPTLISKVTDAVIERVVEWQSRPLDAVYPIVYLDCIVVKIRQDKQVINKAIYLALGVNLEGHKELLGMWISETEGAKFWLNVLTELQNRGVKDILIACVDGLKGFPEAINTVYPQTRIQLCIVHMVRNAVKYVPWKDYKPVTTDLKRIYQSATEEEALSELDKFAERWDEKYPQISRSWRLHWENLNTLFRYPEDIRRAIYTTNAIESLNSVIRKVIKKRKLFPTDDSARKVVYLAIMDASKKWTMPIRNWKSALNRFMIEFEDRLTEYL, encoded by the coding sequence ATGAACCAGAAAGAATTAGAAGCATTTGCCCGTGAGGCAGCCAAATCTCTGAAAACAGAAAAGGATCTCAACGAGTTCCGTCAGATGCTCACCAAGGCGACCGTGGAAGCCGCGCTCAATGCAGAGCTGGATGTGCATCTGGGATACGAGAAACATCAATCTTCAAATTCAGACAATAGCCGTAACGGCTATTCCAGCAAGACCCTCCGTACCGAGGACGGTCAGTTTGAAGTTAATACTCCCAGAGATCGTCAGGGCAGCTTTGAGCCTCTACTGGTCAAGAAGCAGCAGACCCGCTTCACCACCATGGACGACAAGATTCTCAGCCTCTACGCCAAAGGCATGAGCACCCGAGAGATCGTGGCCACCTTTAAGGAAATGTATGGCGCGGATGTCTCTCCCACCTTAATCTCCAAAGTCACGGATGCCGTGATTGAGCGGGTGGTGGAATGGCAGTCTCGTCCTCTGGATGCGGTTTATCCCATCGTATACCTGGACTGTATTGTGGTGAAGATCCGCCAGGATAAGCAGGTGATCAACAAGGCGATCTATCTTGCCTTGGGAGTGAATCTGGAAGGTCACAAAGAACTGTTAGGGATGTGGATCTCTGAAACCGAAGGGGCGAAGTTCTGGCTTAATGTGCTGACCGAGTTACAGAACCGGGGCGTGAAGGACATTCTGATCGCCTGTGTGGATGGTCTGAAGGGTTTCCCCGAAGCGATCAATACCGTGTATCCCCAAACCCGGATACAGCTCTGTATCGTGCACATGGTGCGCAATGCGGTGAAGTATGTGCCATGGAAAGACTATAAGCCGGTCACAACAGATCTGAAGCGGATCTACCAATCGGCCACCGAAGAGGAAGCCCTCTCAGAGCTGGACAAATTTGCCGAACGATGGGATGAGAAATATCCCCAGATCAGCCGATCCTGGCGGCTTCACTGGGAGAATCTCAACACTCTGTTCCGCTACCCGGAAGACATTCGCAGGGCCATCTACACGACCAATGCCATTGAGTCCCTTAACAGCGTCATTAGGAAAGTGATCAAGAAACGGAAGCTGTTCCCCACGGATGATTCCGCGAGAAAGGTGGTGTATCTGGCGATCATGGATGCGTCGAAGAAATGGACGATGCCGATCAGGAATTGGAAGTCAGCGCTGAACCGATTTATGATCGAGTTCGAAGATCGCTTAACGGAGTATCTTTAA
- a CDS encoding AarF/ABC1/UbiB kinase family protein, which yields MAKRTKDDSKQKTAPATRTKRFLKLAGMTASVAGSYAAERVRRAFNEEDKEERQAKAYDKMANQIADTLGELKGAVMKVGQIASQTQDFLPKEFSQALQRLQKEAPPMDYEVIAKQIERELGAPPQELFKEFSEEPYAAASIGQVHKAITLDGKEVIVKVQYPGVDRSVDSDLKQLKLTLKLGGLLKLPKESVDQLFEEIRERLNEELDYENEARNIADFQRFHAKDKGLIIPSVVRQLSSKRVLTMECVEGDHISAVSAEAYGQDVINLIGRRLFRIMADQLFKFHAIHGDPHAGNFAFRPDGSIIMYDFGCVKRLKPEIVHAYSQALTAGLNADYDALDNYLVDLGVRVSGKPAVEQDYYAMWRDIFIRPFRSRDEAFDFASSNLHKQVASKATTVFKYMDFFQPPVESLFIDRMIAGHYWMMMRLGVQAAFRKELEDYLDLSSAA from the coding sequence TTGGCTAAGCGGACAAAGGACGACAGCAAGCAAAAAACAGCGCCGGCAACCAGGACCAAGCGGTTTCTGAAGCTGGCCGGCATGACGGCGTCCGTGGCGGGCAGTTATGCGGCGGAGCGGGTGCGACGCGCTTTCAATGAAGAAGACAAGGAAGAGCGCCAGGCCAAGGCCTACGACAAGATGGCCAACCAAATCGCCGACACCCTAGGCGAATTGAAGGGCGCGGTGATGAAAGTGGGCCAGATCGCCTCCCAGACCCAGGACTTTTTGCCCAAAGAGTTTTCTCAGGCGTTGCAGCGTCTGCAGAAAGAAGCGCCACCCATGGATTACGAGGTGATCGCCAAGCAGATCGAGAGAGAGCTGGGTGCGCCGCCGCAGGAATTATTCAAAGAATTCAGCGAGGAGCCCTACGCGGCGGCCTCCATTGGCCAGGTTCACAAGGCGATCACCCTGGATGGCAAAGAGGTTATCGTCAAGGTGCAGTATCCGGGCGTAGACCGATCCGTGGACTCTGATCTCAAGCAGCTCAAGTTGACGCTGAAGCTGGGTGGGCTGCTCAAGCTGCCGAAAGAAAGCGTCGATCAGCTGTTCGAGGAGATTCGCGAGCGTCTTAACGAAGAACTCGACTATGAGAATGAAGCCCGCAACATTGCGGATTTTCAGCGCTTTCACGCTAAAGACAAAGGTTTGATCATTCCCAGCGTGGTGCGTCAGCTATCCAGCAAACGGGTGTTGACCATGGAGTGCGTGGAAGGAGATCACATCAGTGCGGTCAGCGCAGAGGCATATGGGCAGGACGTCATTAATCTGATCGGACGACGCTTGTTTCGCATCATGGCGGATCAGTTATTCAAGTTTCACGCGATTCATGGCGACCCTCACGCGGGCAATTTCGCGTTTCGGCCTGACGGCTCCATCATCATGTATGACTTCGGCTGCGTAAAACGCCTGAAGCCGGAGATAGTGCACGCCTACAGCCAGGCTTTAACGGCGGGACTCAATGCGGATTACGACGCGCTGGACAATTATCTGGTGGACCTGGGCGTCAGGGTGAGCGGAAAACCAGCGGTGGAGCAGGACTACTACGCCATGTGGCGGGATATCTTCATACGTCCGTTCCGCAGCAGGGACGAGGCGTTCGACTTCGCCAGCTCCAATCTGCATAAGCAAGTGGCGTCCAAGGCGACCACAGTGTTCAAGTACATGGACTTTTTCCAGCCGCCAGTGGAAAGCCTGTTTATCGACAGAATGATCGCCGGTCATTATTGGATGATGATGCGATTAGGGGTGCAAGCGGCTTTCCGTAAAGAACTGGAAGACTACCTCGATCTTTCCTCCGCTGCCTGA
- a CDS encoding ABC transporter substrate-binding protein, with the protein MNRRVTAFLGSIIVTLAATFCGAAETITISTGDYSPWAVEKSTYGGYVNRLVREAFKRKNIKVEFVYLPWKRAYEEVRTLRVHASSFWFFNEERNAEFYQVGPVSWHNEVFFHLKSNPIPNWSKFSDLKPYRVGATIGYTYSDEFWNAARSNVFGLEETARDDINFRKLLRRRIDLFPIDEMTGWRIVREQFDPGMADLLTTLAKPLTTTQGFILFSRAHPDSERLSSLLTASLEEMDKAGVFDSYMDDMLKGKF; encoded by the coding sequence ATGAACAGACGTGTAACGGCTTTTCTGGGCTCCATCATCGTGACGCTCGCCGCGACCTTCTGCGGCGCGGCGGAAACCATCACTATCAGCACTGGCGACTACTCCCCCTGGGCCGTCGAGAAATCCACCTATGGCGGCTACGTCAACCGTCTGGTGCGGGAAGCGTTCAAACGCAAAAACATTAAGGTGGAATTTGTGTATCTGCCCTGGAAACGGGCCTACGAGGAAGTGCGCACCTTGCGCGTTCACGCCAGCTCTTTCTGGTTTTTCAATGAAGAACGCAACGCGGAATTTTATCAGGTGGGGCCAGTGTCCTGGCATAACGAGGTGTTCTTTCACCTCAAGTCCAACCCGATTCCCAACTGGAGCAAGTTCTCCGACCTGAAGCCCTATCGCGTCGGCGCCACCATCGGCTACACCTATTCCGACGAATTCTGGAACGCCGCCCGCAGCAATGTGTTCGGGCTGGAGGAAACCGCCCGCGACGACATTAATTTCCGCAAACTGCTGCGGCGACGCATTGATCTCTTCCCCATTGATGAAATGACCGGCTGGCGCATCGTACGGGAGCAGTTCGACCCCGGCATGGCGGACCTGCTGACCACCCTGGCCAAACCGCTCACCACAACACAGGGCTTCATTTTATTCTCCCGCGCCCATCCTGACAGCGAACGCCTTTCTTCCCTGCTGACGGCCAGTCTGGAGGAAATGGACAAAGCCGGCGTTTTTGACAGCTACATGGACGACATGCTCAAAGGCAAGTTTTAG
- a CDS encoding crotonase/enoyl-CoA hydratase family protein, which yields MSEYSTLSVTQEGGVAVIELNRPDKANALNMAMWEEIGLAFRRADQESAVRVVVLRGAGKHFCSGIDLMDFASVMTGKEKCDGRRREELRRLILKLQGCLSAIEECRKPVLAALHGGCIGGGVDMVASCDMRYISAEGYLQIKEIDIGMTADVGTLQRLPHIIGDGVMRELAYTGRKVDAEEARAIGLVNRVYESPEALMAGVMETAQVIASKSPLAIRGTKEMIKYTRDHSVADSLNYVATWNAAMLISEDIQEAMMAQMQKREPKFRD from the coding sequence ATGTCAGAATACTCAACACTTAGCGTTACACAGGAAGGCGGCGTCGCCGTCATTGAATTGAATCGCCCCGACAAGGCCAATGCGCTGAACATGGCGATGTGGGAAGAAATCGGCTTGGCGTTTCGCCGGGCGGATCAGGAAAGCGCTGTGCGGGTCGTGGTGCTGCGCGGTGCGGGTAAGCACTTCTGTTCAGGCATCGACCTGATGGACTTCGCTTCCGTGATGACAGGCAAGGAAAAGTGCGACGGTCGTCGTCGTGAAGAGTTGCGCCGTCTGATCCTCAAGCTGCAAGGCTGTCTCTCCGCTATCGAGGAGTGCCGTAAGCCAGTGCTGGCCGCCTTGCACGGCGGTTGTATCGGCGGTGGCGTGGATATGGTGGCGAGTTGCGATATGCGCTACATCTCTGCGGAAGGCTATCTGCAGATCAAGGAAATCGATATCGGCATGACGGCGGATGTGGGCACTTTACAGAGGTTGCCGCATATTATCGGCGACGGCGTTATGCGTGAGCTGGCGTATACCGGTCGTAAAGTCGACGCGGAGGAGGCGCGGGCCATTGGTTTGGTTAATCGTGTGTATGAGTCGCCGGAAGCCTTGATGGCGGGCGTCATGGAAACCGCTCAGGTGATCGCCAGCAAGTCGCCCTTGGCTATTCGCGGCACGAAAGAGATGATCAAGTACACCCGTGATCACAGTGTCGCGGACAGTCTGAATTACGTCGCTACCTGGAATGCGGCCATGCTGATCAGCGAGGATATTCAGGAAGCCA
- a CDS encoding osmoprotectant NAGGN system M42 family peptidase, whose protein sequence is MIEEKGYTLDSEYLTKVLLELLAIPCPSGFTDGAVVYVCERLSELGIDYELTRRGTIKGRLQGKLNAPQRAVVTHLDTIGAMVREIKPNGRLCLTPVGHWSSRFAEGSRVTIFSDGGCFRGSVLPLYAAGHRYNEEVDRLPVTWDHVEIRVDECIYSKEDALRIGICVGDFVAFDPNPEFLPNGFVVSRHLDNKAGTAALLTGLKAIVEHDLPLAMDCLPIFTLTEEIGSGVGHAIEADVTEFVGIDIGPVAEGQNAKEHGVTIAMKDSSGPFDWHLTRHLIHLCQDHNIPHQRDVFRYYYSDAVSAVQAGHDIRHALVTFGTDATHGYERTHIDALTAISDLVVRYAQSEPVRPHDAQANIPKEDFQDQITWDEMQFGGTAVPTVNEVLGEREKGGRSKKQVMK, encoded by the coding sequence ATGATAGAAGAGAAAGGCTATACCCTGGACTCTGAGTACCTCACCAAAGTATTGCTCGAACTGCTGGCGATACCTTGCCCCTCGGGATTCACCGATGGAGCGGTCGTTTATGTTTGCGAGCGTTTGAGCGAGCTGGGTATTGATTATGAACTGACCCGGCGCGGCACCATTAAAGGACGATTGCAGGGCAAACTGAATGCGCCGCAACGGGCCGTGGTGACGCACCTGGACACCATCGGCGCTATGGTGCGTGAAATCAAACCCAATGGCCGGCTGTGTCTGACCCCGGTCGGGCACTGGTCAAGCCGCTTCGCGGAAGGTTCACGCGTGACCATCTTCAGTGACGGCGGCTGTTTCAGAGGATCGGTATTACCTTTATATGCGGCGGGACACCGCTACAACGAAGAGGTGGACCGCCTTCCGGTGACCTGGGATCACGTGGAAATCCGCGTGGACGAATGCATTTACTCCAAAGAAGACGCCCTCAGAATCGGTATCTGCGTGGGCGACTTTGTGGCCTTTGATCCCAATCCGGAATTTCTACCCAACGGTTTTGTCGTCTCTCGCCATCTGGACAACAAGGCGGGAACCGCCGCGTTATTGACGGGATTGAAAGCCATTGTTGAGCACGATCTGCCGCTGGCGATGGATTGTCTGCCGATATTTACCCTGACGGAAGAAATAGGTTCCGGCGTCGGACACGCGATTGAGGCGGACGTCACGGAGTTTGTGGGCATTGATATCGGCCCGGTGGCGGAAGGGCAGAACGCCAAAGAGCATGGCGTCACCATTGCGATGAAAGACTCCTCGGGACCATTCGACTGGCATCTAACCCGGCACCTGATTCATTTGTGTCAGGACCACAATATTCCCCATCAGCGCGACGTGTTCCGCTATTACTATAGCGATGCGGTGTCGGCGGTGCAGGCGGGCCATGATATTCGCCATGCGCTGGTGACCTTCGGCACTGACGCCACTCATGGCTACGAGCGCACCCATATCGATGCGCTGACTGCGATTTCCGACCTGGTGGTGCGTTATGCGCAAAGTGAGCCGGTGCGTCCCCATGACGCCCAGGCGAATATTCCCAAGGAGGATTTCCAGGACCAGATTACCTGGGACGAAATGCAGTTTGGCGGCACTGCCGTGCCGACGGTGAACGAAGTGCTGGGCGAGCGTGAGAAAGGCGGGCGAAGCAAAAAACAGGTCATGAAGTAA
- the tcdA gene encoding tRNA cyclic N6-threonylcarbamoyladenosine(37) synthase TcdA has product MTDSDYNFRFGGIARLYGRRALERFRNAHICVIGIGGVGSWAAEALARSGVGTITLIDMDDICVSNTNRQIHALQSTFGRNKIEVMAERIKAINPQCDVRTEFKFVTEKNVAELLNRGYDFIIDAIDSVRHKCAIIAYCRRNKIKIVTVGGAGGQTDPTRIEACDLSRTYHDPLLAKTRKRLRQEYNFPDNPQRRFGVEAVFSTEQQVYPDAEGEVCQSKPGNMESTRLDCASGFGAATAVTATFGFIAVSRVLKKLQESANK; this is encoded by the coding sequence ATGACAGATTCAGATTACAATTTTCGCTTCGGGGGCATCGCCCGCCTGTACGGCCGCCGCGCGCTGGAGCGCTTTCGCAACGCCCACATCTGCGTGATCGGCATTGGCGGCGTCGGCTCCTGGGCGGCGGAGGCCCTCGCCCGCTCTGGCGTGGGGACCATCACCCTGATCGATATGGATGACATCTGCGTGTCCAACACCAATCGGCAGATTCACGCCTTGCAAAGCACCTTTGGGCGCAACAAAATCGAAGTCATGGCGGAGCGCATCAAGGCGATCAATCCGCAATGCGACGTGCGCACAGAGTTCAAATTCGTCACTGAGAAAAATGTGGCGGAGCTGCTGAATCGCGGCTATGACTTCATCATTGACGCCATCGACAGCGTACGCCATAAATGCGCCATCATCGCCTATTGCCGGCGTAACAAGATCAAGATCGTGACTGTCGGCGGCGCAGGCGGCCAGACCGACCCTACCCGCATCGAAGCCTGCGACCTGAGCCGCACCTATCACGACCCGCTGCTGGCGAAAACCCGCAAACGTCTACGCCAGGAATACAACTTTCCCGATAATCCGCAACGCCGCTTCGGCGTGGAGGCGGTATTTTCCACCGAACAACAGGTCTATCCAGACGCGGAGGGAGAAGTCTGCCAGAGCAAACCGGGCAATATGGAGAGCACGCGTCTGGACTGCGCTTCCGGTTTCGGCGCCGCCACGGCGGTCACCGCCACTTTCGGCTTTATCGCCGTATCGCGGGTACTGAAAAAGCTGCAGGAAAGCGCAAACAAATAA
- a CDS encoding response regulator, whose protein sequence is MTIPILICDDSGVARKQMAKSLPAGWDVEVSFAANGQEAIDLIHQGLGDVLFLDLNMPVMDGYQTLEVISKEELPTVVIVVSGDIQPDAKKRVIGLGAFDFIKKPINGDELTAILQKTGLYTETGVPAKATAPVVDRSAKHQGAISMFDAFQEVANVAMGQAADLLARLLDVFVLLPIPRVNLLEISELQMALQATEDNDTYSGVCQGFIGSGIAGEAFLLFHDSSFKDMAKLMRYDGKLNELVELELLMDVSSVLIGACIKGIAEQLDIAFSQGHPVVLGQHVNVGDLLSNNNWRWTKTLAIEICYSIENYNINCDLLLLFTEDSLPVFRDKVAYLI, encoded by the coding sequence ATGACCATTCCCATTCTTATTTGCGATGACTCAGGCGTAGCGCGCAAGCAGATGGCCAAGTCGCTGCCTGCGGGCTGGGATGTTGAGGTCAGTTTCGCCGCCAACGGCCAGGAAGCGATTGATCTGATTCATCAGGGGCTGGGGGATGTGTTATTTCTCGACCTTAATATGCCGGTTATGGACGGCTATCAGACGCTCGAGGTAATCAGCAAAGAAGAGTTGCCGACAGTCGTTATTGTCGTATCCGGCGATATTCAGCCCGACGCTAAAAAACGCGTGATAGGGTTGGGCGCATTCGACTTTATTAAAAAGCCGATCAACGGCGATGAGCTGACGGCGATTCTGCAGAAGACCGGTCTTTACACCGAAACCGGCGTGCCGGCCAAGGCGACCGCCCCGGTGGTGGATCGCTCCGCCAAGCATCAGGGCGCCATTTCCATGTTCGACGCCTTCCAGGAGGTGGCTAACGTCGCCATGGGGCAGGCGGCCGACCTGCTGGCGCGTTTGCTGGACGTGTTTGTGCTGCTGCCGATACCGCGGGTGAATCTGCTGGAAATATCCGAACTGCAGATGGCGCTGCAGGCGACGGAGGACAATGATACTTATTCTGGTGTGTGTCAGGGCTTTATAGGTTCAGGCATCGCCGGCGAAGCCTTCCTGCTGTTCCATGACTCCAGCTTCAAGGATATGGCGAAGCTGATGCGTTATGACGGCAAACTGAATGAGCTGGTTGAACTGGAGCTGCTGATGGATGTGTCATCGGTGCTGATCGGCGCCTGTATCAAAGGCATCGCCGAGCAGCTGGACATCGCCTTCAGCCAGGGGCATCCGGTGGTGCTGGGGCAGCACGTGAACGTCGGCGATTTGTTGAGCAACAACAACTGGCGCTGGACCAAAACCCTGGCCATCGAGATTTGCTACAGCATTGAGAACTACAACATCAATTGCGACCTGCTGCTGCTTTTTACGGAAGACTCGCTGCCGGTATTTCGCGATAAGGTGGCGTACTTAATATAA